The following are encoded in a window of Salvelinus namaycush isolate Seneca unplaced genomic scaffold, SaNama_1.0 Scaffold21, whole genome shotgun sequence genomic DNA:
- the LOC120038197 gene encoding GTP-binding protein Rhes-like → MEVKGNPPTSPPTTTTNTPVAHQRVEPSQFPGTRALSPGSSKVLLAYKNATQHLNSPGLKASMGFLKMVTSQWKHQEKKGRVVRSPSTASWLPPPSDGHSCKRSPLDQLSALVLQGQIRLGEDDPRLAQDSRQDPLSSTKPQNCRRIVVLGAPGVGKTSILRRYLWDGFVEEYQPTSEDFLRKMFHIRGETYQIDVLDASGERSFPAKRRLSILTGDIFLLVFTLDDRSSFEEVCALRTEILAAKTKLLKPTRPGQSARVPTVVCANKVDLSPAERELSRAEVLRALGEDCAYFETSAKDRTNLEEVFEALAKRGGLPTETSPSQHRKVSIRSYQALKEGRVAGRESQAPGCKAPCGALYPLARRPSFSTDLRQVLGPNSARKPGKPLEKCQIQ, encoded by the exons ATGGAGGTAAAAGGTAACCCCCCCACTAGCCCACCGACCACCACAACCAACACGCCCGTCGCCCATCAGCGGGTTGAACCTTCTCAGTTCCCCGGGACCAGAGCCCTGAGCCCCGGCTCCTCCAAGGTCCTGCTGGCATACAAAAACGCAACCCAGCACCTGAACTCACCGGGGCTCAAAGCCAGCATGGGTTTCCTTAAAATGGTCACGTCTCAGTGGAAGCACCAGGAAAAGAAGGGGAGGGTGGTGCGGTCCCCAAGCACAGCTAGCTGGCTTCCACCTCCCTCCGATGGCCACTCTTGCAAGAGGTCGCCACTGGACCAGCTATCTGCTCTGGTTCTCCAGGGGCAGATCCGGCTCGGCGAGGACGACCCAAGGCTCGCCCAGGACTCTCGGCAGGACCCGCTGAGCTCCACCAAGCCGCAGAACTGCAGGCGCATCGTGGTTCTGGGTGCGCCCGGGGTGGGCAAGACTTCAATCTTGCGACGGTACCTCTGGGACGGCTTCGTGGAGGAGTACCAGCCCACCTCCGAGGATTTCCTCCGGAAAATGTTCCACATCCGCGGGGAGACGTATCAGATCGACGTACTGGACGCCTCCGGAGAGAGGAGCTTCCCTGCGAAACGCAGGCTCTCCATACTAACCG GTGACATATTTCTTCTGGTCTTCACCCTGGACGACCGGAGCTCTTTCGAGGAGGTGTGTGCCCTGCGCACTGAGATCCTCGCGGCCAAAACCAAGCTCCTCAAGCCCACCAGGCCGGGCCAGAGCGCACGGGTCCCCACGGTAGTCTGTGCTAACAAGGTGGACCTGTCCCCAGCGGAGAGAGAACTTTCCCGGGCAGAGGTGCTCCGAGCCCTCGGTGAGGACTGCGCCTACTTCGAGACCTCCGCCAAAGACCGCACTAATCTGGAGGAGGTATTCGAGGCTCTGGCTAAACGGGGCGGGTTGCCAACTGAAACTAGTCCGTCGCAGCACCGCAAAGTTTCGATTCGGTCGTACCAGGCGCTGAAGGAGGGCAGAGTGGCCGGGAGAGAGAGCCAGGCGCCCGGTTGTAAGGCTCCGTGTGGGGCGCTGTATCCGCTCGCTCGACGGCCGAGTTTCAGCACTGATCTCCGTCAAGTCCTCGGCCCCAACTCCGCTCGGAAGCCGGGCAAGCCGCTGGAGAAGTGTCAGATTCAGTGA